In one Ananas comosus cultivar F153 linkage group 12, ASM154086v1, whole genome shotgun sequence genomic region, the following are encoded:
- the LOC109718977 gene encoding trans-resveratrol di-O-methyltransferase-like, with product MEPGKGETKITDDQLLVAQSTIIHRIISIIGPFALKCAVDLRIPDHIHAYGGEPMPLPALALSIPVPLEKQPMLRRLMRLLSAQGVFAVQALGDSGVNDDGDGSIGYLLTPFSRLLVTADDGSPNMSSYVRAFLEPDMVKPMYRMSEWLTQEGANMNAFEMAHGGRNLWKVAQERPHMGRLFNEAMACKTRQTTAAAVACCPQVFRGIGSLVDVGGGTGMTAKMIAEAFPEVKCTVLELPHVVAAAPKSELIDAVAGDMFEYIPPAGAVLLKNVLHDWSDEDCVKILKQCKKAISANGGEHGKVIIVDIVINTLGDDPRKNEMGLLSDVIMMTGLGGKERDEVEWRKIFSKAGFANYKITPLKGGPHSIIELFP from the exons ATGGAGCCCGGCAAAGGCGAGACGAAGATCACCGACGACCAGCTGCTGGTCGCCCAGTCGACGATCATACACCGAATCATCAGCATCATTGGCCCTTTCGCCCTCAAGTGCGCTGTCGACCTCCGCATCCCGGACCACATCCACGCCTACGGGGGCGAGCCCATGCCTCTCCCGGCCCTCGCGCTCTCCATTCCCGTGCCCCTCGAGAAGCAGCCGATGCTCCGCCGCCTCATGCGCCTTCTCTCCGCGCAGGGCGTCTTCGCCGTGCAGGCTCTCGGCGACAGCGGCGTcaacgacgacggcgacggcagCATTGGCTACCTCCTCACGCCCTTCTCGCGGCTCCTCGTCACCGCCGATGACGGCAGCCCGAACATGAGCTCGTACGTGCGGGCCTTCTTGGAGCCCGACATGGTGAAGCCGATGTACCGCATGAGCGAGTGGCTGACGCAGGAAGGTGCGAATATGAATGCATTTGAGATGGCGCACGGCGGGAGGAACTTGTGGAAGGTGGCCCAGGAGCGCCCGCACATGGGCAGGCTGTTCAACGAGGCGATGGCGTGCAAGACCAGgcagacgacggcggcggcggtggcgtgcTGCCCGCAGGTCTTCCGCGGGATCGGGTCGCTGGTTGACGTCGGCGGCGGCACCGGCATGACCGCCAAGATGATCGCCGAGGCGTTTCCGGAGGTGAAGTGCACCGTCCTCGAGCTCCCGCACGTCGTGGCCGCCGCACCCAAAAGCGAGCTCATCGACGCGGTCGCCGGCGACATGTTTGAGTACATTCCACCGGCCGGTGCGGTGCTCCTCAAG AATGTTCTTCACGACTGGAGCGACGAGGACTGCGTGAAGATTCTAAAGCAATGTAAGAAAGCAATTTCTGCTAATGGAGGAGAACACGGAAAAGTCATAATTGTGGATATAGTGATAAATACGCTCGGCGACGACCCCCGGAAAAATGAAATGGGACTCTTGTCTGATGTTATTATGATGACTGGCCTCGGCGGAAAGGAGCGCGACGAAGTCGAGTGGCGAAAAATTTTTAGCAAAGCAGGGTTTGCAAACTACAAAATTACTCCTTTGAAGGGTGGTCCACACTCCATAATTGAGCTCTTTCCCTAA